In Arthrobacter sp. SLBN-112, a genomic segment contains:
- a CDS encoding trans-aconitate 2-methyltransferase, which translates to MKWNPDKYVQFGDYRNRPFFDLTARVLAGHPAKVVDLGCGPGNLTATLSDRWPGAEVVGVDSSAEMLAKAAHLEQERPSLRFELADIADWAPSRDTDVVVSNAALQWVPGHQDLMRGWLAALRPGAWFALQVPGNFDAPSHALMRELASSDPWAAKLDGVLRGAESVGEPGDYLGIMLDAGYLADAWETSYQQVLPGLDPVLEWVRGTGLRPVMAALAPDDAKRFETEYAAALREAYPRGPHGTVFPFRRIFAVGRKNG; encoded by the coding sequence ATGAAATGGAACCCCGATAAGTACGTCCAATTTGGCGATTACCGGAACCGGCCATTCTTCGACCTCACCGCCCGGGTCCTGGCCGGACACCCCGCCAAGGTGGTTGACCTGGGGTGCGGGCCGGGGAACCTGACGGCGACGCTCAGCGACCGCTGGCCGGGCGCCGAGGTGGTGGGGGTGGACTCCTCGGCGGAGATGCTGGCCAAGGCCGCGCACCTGGAGCAGGAGCGCCCGTCGTTGCGGTTCGAGCTGGCCGACATCGCTGACTGGGCGCCATCGCGGGACACGGACGTCGTGGTCAGCAATGCGGCGCTGCAATGGGTCCCCGGCCATCAGGACCTGATGCGGGGATGGCTTGCGGCACTCCGTCCGGGGGCCTGGTTCGCCCTGCAGGTTCCGGGCAACTTCGACGCTCCCTCGCATGCGCTGATGCGGGAACTGGCGTCGTCGGACCCGTGGGCTGCCAAGCTTGACGGGGTACTGAGGGGCGCGGAGTCCGTGGGGGAACCGGGGGACTACCTCGGTATCATGCTCGACGCCGGATACCTCGCGGACGCGTGGGAAACCAGCTACCAGCAGGTCCTGCCGGGACTGGACCCGGTCCTGGAGTGGGTCCGGGGCACGGGGTTGCGTCCTGTCATGGCCGCCTTGGCGCCGGATGACGCCAAACGGTTCGAAACCGAGTACGCCGCAGCGCTGCGGGAAGCCTATCCGCGGGGCCCGCACGGCACCGTTTTTCCGTTCCGCCGGATCTTCGCCGTAGGGCGCAAGAACGGCTGA